In Notolabrus celidotus isolate fNotCel1 chromosome 8, fNotCel1.pri, whole genome shotgun sequence, a genomic segment contains:
- the bcorl1 gene encoding BCL-6 corepressor-like protein 1 isoform X3, whose amino-acid sequence MARLTSWLQDKPTNHTSLYFKEDSHLEDSATIEACCVKETPMQVDPTLMNVGDGGTVSREISAPNKASASMVGNPPQTLPLEFRGDVTLSQQNKTTPTTDCKTAQACLDTSNYNHSPELSPPQQPNNVPTSGSALTSSEKRADKRPEAPKVKADGAAVFPAPQWSSGIKVSREDSLNPCHSNMTTTKKSLSQTQSVQSVPPGFQCSAMFKPVQPVAFLPSTNFSSPLCKITLPPALGQITVLREATASQFQKEIQPQSSGVGGTPLMRTYPYSFSVGRTPAAEKKAGTSMAKLKANHSSTKNTKSMVEHKSLASVVASPAIALPLQHPSLTSAAPTCYTLSPTAAICCGSALASITSQSRLLNHVEKGNGIDKTAMGSLKTSPSASEDGTCCSAEPRDVPLDLSAKSKRPKCLNDPSVTIEPHNNESNQRDFLNSKRTHSTTYSPAVQYPILPNTHRNGSHQKQIKRPQNHQIPEPKPTWGKGSSQDIKNIPGTYVGVASPILASTLRGKDGKGAFVDEFQSFAKQEFISIIDQGEHLASGGKKPSCLMKGNQHAHSVKPVKNNSTAITKNSPSKGALSSALTASANAQIHQVSGPGKTAVLYSNTVVNPAWQQPSHPPHQTPSAQRKISQGSPKTKGTTVTEGSKFQSSHQSPSKPEDDKWERLKSPLSNLASIVKQQAFETHAVTGEGSPQTSPVRSRKANLLSPLTGSKETSFKHTSSFEYRSHWSNEKWADVSSKDSTQALKKHETEPVENNAELNTTDGEHKGLKAKQSSSKPAGQSHLFGSNASTNGNRMESKLAQVLEGEISKKESGASEIPPREKLGGMVASILAGQREGGGDKFDKKTNGTKEESPTKAKAAAIKQKKSSPKKPAKEKPPTGPSKKTPGKKKQATENTPTKVSPQKKQKKQCAPALERSLSAGKLSPQSKEATPRDKISPSKLDQSAGKKPVPDRSSPQSVVTPASPNNSAVSGKGTDKTESSFPRLRRGRRRADEARLDLWGFATPSPPPPSMPPPAATLSPPQSPAQPVRRPRGRPRSHPLPERGSQGKGKAGSAEGETPAPKKRRRCRSKKYQTGDYITEKDKLEDGEHHEESDPSRKDSGIPADPQAHQCPSPNASSPEPPSRRPSFTRSGSIRYQDGDLSPECNNKPSGKRKFKSKHLCDTDEQRVKTKRSCLGKRAASIPLDDDGADVKRTDSPPPAPKSVPSSPPNKKVSSGKSNNIESPPKRPVPPEVRRLIVNKNAGETLLQRAARLGYQDVVQYCLEKDIREVNRRDNAGYTALHEASSRGWTQIVQMLLKYGADVNCSAQDGTRPLHDAVASDNLPIVWLLLNHGADPTLATYSGHTPVKLAHSPSMKTFLTEYFTDLEGRKDPDPSLPWDFYSSSLFETDQEPCWDFLLSEQNQDLEEDRTGKTEPDSDKDCLLFEFSAEPLLPCYHVQVSLTQGFCNWFLLTDVLKRLKMSERIFRARYPHLEVVNLSRSELWKQVSVSQVSCPLASPNRGKKKAETDEEEEEEEEGLVDLVRCVPELQRLLGSSIHILQEEEEEEEEEEEEETLMNTGKPRSR is encoded by the exons cacaTCACTGTATTTCAAGGAAGACTCTCACCTGGAGGACTCAGCTACCATTGAGGCATGTTGTGTTAAAGAAACACCTATGcag GTGGATCCTACACTAATGAATGTAGGGGATGGAGGCACGGTGAGCAGAGAGATCAGTGCTCCAAATAAAGCGTCTGCTAGTATGGTGGGAAATCCCCCCCAGACGCTCCCCCTTGAGTTTCGAGGAGATGTTACCCTCAGTCAGCAAAACAAGACCACTCCAACTACAGACTGTAAGACAGCACAAGCCTGTCTGGACACTAGCAATTACAACCACAGCCCTGAGCTTTCTCCACCTCAACAGCCCAACAATGTACCAACGTCCGGCTCAGCTCTCACAAGCTCAGAGAAGAGAGCAGACAAAAGGCCAGAGGCTCCTAAAGTCAAGGCTGATGGAGCTGCGGTCTTCCCCGCGCCTCAGTGGTCAAGTGGCATCAAAGTCAGCCGGGAGGACTCACTAAACCCCTGTCACAGCAACATGACAACTACTAAGAAATCACTTTCACAAACACAATCTGTGCAAAGTGTCCCGCCTGGGTTTCAGTGCTCAGCCATGTTCAAGCCAGTCCAGCCTGttgccttccttccttccaccAATTTTTCCTCCCCACTTTGTAAAATTACTCTTCCACCAGCATTAGGTCAGATTACAGTGTTGAGAGAAGCCACAGCCAGTCAGTTTCAGAAAGAAATCCAGCCTCAAAGCTCAGGTGTCGGAGGAACACCTCTCATGCGGACCTATCCCTACTCGTTCTCTGTGGGCCGGACTCCGGCTGCAGAGAAGAAAGCAGGAACATCGATGGCAAAACTAAAAGCCAACCATTCATCCACTAAGAATACCAAATCTATGGTAGAGCATAAGTCTTTAGCGTCAGTGGTAGCATCACCAGCCATTGCCCTACCGCTGCAGCACCCGTCATTAACGTCTGCTGCACCCACCTGCTACACACTGTCGCCCACGGCTGCCATTTGCTGTGGCTCTGCACTGGCCAGCATCACCTCTCAGAGCAGACTGCTGAACCATGTAGAGAAAGGAAACGGCATAGACAAGACCGCCATGGGTTCCCTTAAAACATCCCCCTCTGCTTCAGAGGATGGTACTTGTTGCTCAGCTGAACCAAGAGATGTTCCTCTCGATTTGTCTGCTAAATCAAAACGTCCAAAATGCCTAAATGACCCTTCAGTTACGATTGAGCCTCACAATAATGAGTCAAATCAGAGAGATTTTCTTAACTCAAAGAGGACTCACTCCACCACTTACAGCCCAGCTGTGCAATACCCTATCTTACCCAACACCCATCGAAATGGATCCCaccaaaagcaaataaaaaggcCTCAGAACCACCAGATCCCAGAGCCCAAACCAACTTGGGGTAAGGGATCATCACAAGACATCAAAAACATCCCTGGAACTTATGTAGGCGTGGCGAGCCCCATTCTGGCTTCAACTCTACGGGGCAAAGATGGGAAAGGTGCTTTTGTGGATGAATTCCAGAGTTTTGCAAAGCAGGAGTTTATATCTATAATCGACCAAGGAGAACATCTGGCCTCAGGAGGAAAGAAGCCATCCTGTCTGATGAAGGGCAATCAACATGCCCATAGTGTCAAACCGGTTAAAAACAACAGCACAGCCATAACCAAGAACAGTCCCTCTAAAGGAGCTCTATCATCAGCCTTGACAGCCTCTGCCAATGCACAGATCCATCAGGTATCTGGACCAGGCAAAACAGCAGTGCTGTACTCCAACACGGTTGTGAATCCAGCATGGCAACAGCCGTCACATCCTCCTCATCAAACCCCGTCTGCTCAGAGGAAAATCTCACAAGGATCCCCAAAGACTAAAGGAACCACAGTTACAGAGGGATCGAAGTTTCAGAGTTCCCATCAGAGCCCGTCCAAACCCGAGGACGATAAGTGGGAGAGATTGAAGTCTCCTTTGTCGAACCTTGCGTCCATTGTAAAGCAGCAGGCCTTTGAAACACACGCAGTAACAGGCGAAGGAAGTCCTCAAACCTCACCTGTTAGGTCTAGAAAAGCCAATCTTCTAAGTCCACTGACTGGCAGCAAAGAAACCTCATTTAAACACACTTCCTCTTTTGAATACCGATCACACTGGTCTAATGAAAAATGGGCTGATGTTTCATCAAAAGATTCAACTCAAGCTTTGAAGAAACATGAGACCGAGCCTGTGGAGAATAACGCAGAGTTAAACACCACTGACGGAGAACACAAGGGACTGAAAGCGAAGCAGAGCTCCTCAAAGCCTGCTGGCCAGTCTCATCTCTTTGGGAGCAATGCATCAACAAATGGGAACAGGATGGAGAGCAAGCTCGCCCAGGTGTTGGAGGGGGAGATATCCAAGAAAGAAAGTGGGGCATCAGAAATTCCTCCCCGTGAAAAATTGGGAGGCATGGTCGCGTCTATTCTTGCAGGCCAACGCGAGGGGGGAGGCGACAAGTTTGATAAGAAAACAAACGGAACCAAAGAGGAGTCGCCAACCAAAGCTAAAGCCGCTGCcatcaaacaaaagaaaagcagccCCAAGAAGCCAGCAAAGGAGAAGCCACCGACAGGACCATCAAAGAAGACTCCAGGAAAGAAAAAGCAAGCTACAGAAAACACTCCAACAAAAGTGTCTCCCCAAAAGAAG CAGAAGAAACAGTGTGCACCTGCGCTGGAGAGGAGTCTTTCAGCGGGAAAACTTTCTCCTCAGAGTAAAGAAGCGACTCCGAGGGACAAGATCAGTCCCAGCAAGCTGGACCAATCAGCCGGCAAGAAACCAG TTCCAGATAGAAGCAGTCCTCAGAGTGTTGTGACTCCGGCATCTCCAAACAACTCTGCCGTATCCGGCAAGGGGACCGACAAAACAGAGAGTTCCTTCCCCAGACTGAGGAGAGGACGGCGGCGGGCAGATGAGGCTCGACTCGACCTCTGGGGCTTTGCAACGCCCTCTCCTCCGCCCCCATCAATGCCCCCTCCTGCAGCTACCCTGTCACCCCCTCAGAGTCCCGCCCAACCAGTGCGACGTCCAAGAGGGAGGCCTCGCTCGCACCCTCTGCCAGAGCGAGGGTCTCAGGGCAAGGGAAAGGCAGGCAGCGCGGAGGGTGAGACACCAGCTCCTAAGAAACGCAGACGATGCCGCAGTAAAAAGTACCAGACTGGAGATTACATCACAGAGAAAGACAAGTTGGAGGACGGAGAGCACCATGAAGAGTCCGACCCCTCAAGGAAGGACAGTGGAATCCCAGCAG ATCCCCAGGCACATCAGTGTCCGAGTCCCAATGCCTCCAGCCCAGAGCCTCCCTCACGGAGACCCTCGTTCACTCGCTCGGGGTCAATTCGCTATCAGGACGGTGATCTGTCTCCAGAGTGCAACAACAAGCCGTCAGGGAAGAGAAAGTTCAAAAGCAAGCACTTATGTGACACTGATGAGCAAAGG GTGAAGACCAAACGCAGCTGTTTGGGGAAGCGTGCTGCCTCAATCCCTCTGGATGATGATGGTGCGGATGTTAAAAGAACAGACAGCCCTCCACCTGCTCCAAAAAGTGTTCCATCGTCTCCACCCAACAAGAAAGTCTCATCTGGTAAAAGCAACAATATAGAGTCTCCACCAAAAAGGCCCGTTCCACCCGAGGTCCGCCGACTGATCGTCAATAAAAATGCTGGGGAGACCCTGCTGCAGCGTGCTGCACGCCTGGGCTATCAG gatgtagttcagtaCTGTCTTGAGAAAGACATCCGGGAGGTCAATCGGCGTGATAATGCTGGTTACACAGCTCTTCATGAGGCGTCCTCTCGAGGCTGGACGCAGATTGTCCAGATGTTGCTGAAATACGGGGCTGACGTCAACTGCAGCGCTCAGGATGGAACACG gcCCCTTCATGATGCTGTGGCGAGCGATAACCTCCCGATAGTCTGGCTACTGCTGAACCACGGTGCAGACCCGACCCTGGCCACTTACTCTGGACACACTCCGGTGAAACTGGCACACAGCCCTAGCATGAAGACCTTCCTCACAG AGTATTTCACAGACCTGGAAGGCCGGAAGGATCCAGATCCTAGTTTGCCCTGGGATTTCTACAGCAGCTCTCTGTTTG AAACGGATCAGGAGCCATGCTGGGATTTCTTGCTGTCGGAGCAGAATCAGGATCTGGAGGAGGACAGGACGGGGAAGACTGAGCCGGACTCTGACAAAGACTGCCTCCTGTTTGAGTTCTCCGCTGAGCCTCTCTTACCCTGTTATCACGTTCAGGTGTCTTTAACACAGGG GTTCTGCAACTGGTTCCTCCTGACCGATGTCCTCAAGCGTCTGAAGATGTCGGAGCGGATCTTTCGGGCGCGCTACCCTCACCTGGAGGTGGTAAACCTGTCCCGCTCCGAGCTCTGGAAGCAGGTGTCAGTCAGCCAGGTGAGCTGCCCTTTGGCTTCACCCAACAGAGGCAAGAAAAAGGCTGAGacagacgaggaagaggaggaggaggaggagggacttGTGGATCTGGTGCGATGTGTGCCAGAGCTCCAGAGACTACTGGGCTCTTCCATTCACATCctacaggaggaggaagaggaggaggaggaagaggaggaagaggaaacactgaTGAACACAGGGAAGCCTCGCAGTCGATAG
- the bcorl1 gene encoding BCL-6 corepressor-like protein 1 isoform X4, which yields MQVDPTLMNVGDGGTVSREISAPNKASASMVGNPPQTLPLEFRGDVTLSQQNKTTPTTDCKTAQACLDTSNYNHSPELSPPQQPNNVPTSGSALTSSEKRADKRPEAPKVKADGAAVFPAPQWSSGIKVSREDSLNPCHSNMTTTKKSLSQTQSVQSVPPGFQCSAMFKPVQPVAFLPSTNFSSPLCKITLPPALGQITVLREATASQFQKEIQPQSSGVGGTPLMRTYPYSFSVGRTPAAEKKAGTSMAKLKANHSSTKNTKSMVEHKSLASVVASPAIALPLQHPSLTSAAPTCYTLSPTAAICCGSALASITSQSRLLNHVEKGNGIDKTAMGSLKTSPSASEDGTCCSAEPRDVPLDLSAKSKRPKCLNDPSVTIEPHNNESNQRDFLNSKRTHSTTYSPAVQYPILPNTHRNGSHQKQIKRPQNHQIPEPKPTWGKGSSQDIKNIPGTYVGVASPILASTLRGKDGKGAFVDEFQSFAKQEFISIIDQGEHLASGGKKPSCLMKGNQHAHSVKPVKNNSTAITKNSPSKGALSSALTASANAQIHQVSGPGKTAVLYSNTVVNPAWQQPSHPPHQTPSAQRKISQGSPKTKGTTVTEGSKFQSSHQSPSKPEDDKWERLKSPLSNLASIVKQQAFETHAVTGEGSPQTSPVRSRKANLLSPLTGSKETSFKHTSSFEYRSHWSNEKWADVSSKDSTQALKKHETEPVENNAELNTTDGEHKGLKAKQSSSKPAGQSHLFGSNASTNGNRMESKLAQVLEGEISKKESGASEIPPREKLGGMVASILAGQREGGGDKFDKKTNGTKEESPTKAKAAAIKQKKSSPKKPAKEKPPTGPSKKTPGKKKQATENTPTKVSPQKKQKKQCAPALERSLSAGKLSPQSKEATPRDKISPSKLDQSAGKKPVPDRSSPQSVVTPASPNNSAVSGKGTDKTESSFPRLRRGRRRADEARLDLWGFATPSPPPPSMPPPAATLSPPQSPAQPVRRPRGRPRSHPLPERGSQGKGKAGSAEGETPAPKKRRRCRSKKYQTGDYITEKDKLEDGEHHEESDPSRKDSGIPADPQAHQCPSPNASSPEPPSRRPSFTRSGSIRYQDGDLSPECNNKPSGKRKFKSKHLCDTDEQRVKTKRSCLGKRAASIPLDDDGADVKRTDSPPPAPKSVPSSPPNKKVSSGKSNNIESPPKRPVPPEVRRLIVNKNAGETLLQRAARLGYQDVVQYCLEKDIREVNRRDNAGYTALHEASSRGWTQIVQMLLKYGADVNCSAQDGTRPLHDAVASDNLPIVWLLLNHGADPTLATYSGHTPVKLAHSPSMKTFLTEYFTDLEGRKDPDPSLPWDFYSSSLFETDQEPCWDFLLSEQNQDLEEDRTGKTEPDSDKDCLLFEFSAEPLLPCYHVQVSLTQGFCNWFLLTDVLKRLKMSERIFRARYPHLEVVNLSRSELWKQVSVSQVSCPLASPNRGKKKAETDEEEEEEEEGLVDLVRCVPELQRLLGSSIHILQEEEEEEEEEEEEETLMNTGKPRSR from the exons ATGcag GTGGATCCTACACTAATGAATGTAGGGGATGGAGGCACGGTGAGCAGAGAGATCAGTGCTCCAAATAAAGCGTCTGCTAGTATGGTGGGAAATCCCCCCCAGACGCTCCCCCTTGAGTTTCGAGGAGATGTTACCCTCAGTCAGCAAAACAAGACCACTCCAACTACAGACTGTAAGACAGCACAAGCCTGTCTGGACACTAGCAATTACAACCACAGCCCTGAGCTTTCTCCACCTCAACAGCCCAACAATGTACCAACGTCCGGCTCAGCTCTCACAAGCTCAGAGAAGAGAGCAGACAAAAGGCCAGAGGCTCCTAAAGTCAAGGCTGATGGAGCTGCGGTCTTCCCCGCGCCTCAGTGGTCAAGTGGCATCAAAGTCAGCCGGGAGGACTCACTAAACCCCTGTCACAGCAACATGACAACTACTAAGAAATCACTTTCACAAACACAATCTGTGCAAAGTGTCCCGCCTGGGTTTCAGTGCTCAGCCATGTTCAAGCCAGTCCAGCCTGttgccttccttccttccaccAATTTTTCCTCCCCACTTTGTAAAATTACTCTTCCACCAGCATTAGGTCAGATTACAGTGTTGAGAGAAGCCACAGCCAGTCAGTTTCAGAAAGAAATCCAGCCTCAAAGCTCAGGTGTCGGAGGAACACCTCTCATGCGGACCTATCCCTACTCGTTCTCTGTGGGCCGGACTCCGGCTGCAGAGAAGAAAGCAGGAACATCGATGGCAAAACTAAAAGCCAACCATTCATCCACTAAGAATACCAAATCTATGGTAGAGCATAAGTCTTTAGCGTCAGTGGTAGCATCACCAGCCATTGCCCTACCGCTGCAGCACCCGTCATTAACGTCTGCTGCACCCACCTGCTACACACTGTCGCCCACGGCTGCCATTTGCTGTGGCTCTGCACTGGCCAGCATCACCTCTCAGAGCAGACTGCTGAACCATGTAGAGAAAGGAAACGGCATAGACAAGACCGCCATGGGTTCCCTTAAAACATCCCCCTCTGCTTCAGAGGATGGTACTTGTTGCTCAGCTGAACCAAGAGATGTTCCTCTCGATTTGTCTGCTAAATCAAAACGTCCAAAATGCCTAAATGACCCTTCAGTTACGATTGAGCCTCACAATAATGAGTCAAATCAGAGAGATTTTCTTAACTCAAAGAGGACTCACTCCACCACTTACAGCCCAGCTGTGCAATACCCTATCTTACCCAACACCCATCGAAATGGATCCCaccaaaagcaaataaaaaggcCTCAGAACCACCAGATCCCAGAGCCCAAACCAACTTGGGGTAAGGGATCATCACAAGACATCAAAAACATCCCTGGAACTTATGTAGGCGTGGCGAGCCCCATTCTGGCTTCAACTCTACGGGGCAAAGATGGGAAAGGTGCTTTTGTGGATGAATTCCAGAGTTTTGCAAAGCAGGAGTTTATATCTATAATCGACCAAGGAGAACATCTGGCCTCAGGAGGAAAGAAGCCATCCTGTCTGATGAAGGGCAATCAACATGCCCATAGTGTCAAACCGGTTAAAAACAACAGCACAGCCATAACCAAGAACAGTCCCTCTAAAGGAGCTCTATCATCAGCCTTGACAGCCTCTGCCAATGCACAGATCCATCAGGTATCTGGACCAGGCAAAACAGCAGTGCTGTACTCCAACACGGTTGTGAATCCAGCATGGCAACAGCCGTCACATCCTCCTCATCAAACCCCGTCTGCTCAGAGGAAAATCTCACAAGGATCCCCAAAGACTAAAGGAACCACAGTTACAGAGGGATCGAAGTTTCAGAGTTCCCATCAGAGCCCGTCCAAACCCGAGGACGATAAGTGGGAGAGATTGAAGTCTCCTTTGTCGAACCTTGCGTCCATTGTAAAGCAGCAGGCCTTTGAAACACACGCAGTAACAGGCGAAGGAAGTCCTCAAACCTCACCTGTTAGGTCTAGAAAAGCCAATCTTCTAAGTCCACTGACTGGCAGCAAAGAAACCTCATTTAAACACACTTCCTCTTTTGAATACCGATCACACTGGTCTAATGAAAAATGGGCTGATGTTTCATCAAAAGATTCAACTCAAGCTTTGAAGAAACATGAGACCGAGCCTGTGGAGAATAACGCAGAGTTAAACACCACTGACGGAGAACACAAGGGACTGAAAGCGAAGCAGAGCTCCTCAAAGCCTGCTGGCCAGTCTCATCTCTTTGGGAGCAATGCATCAACAAATGGGAACAGGATGGAGAGCAAGCTCGCCCAGGTGTTGGAGGGGGAGATATCCAAGAAAGAAAGTGGGGCATCAGAAATTCCTCCCCGTGAAAAATTGGGAGGCATGGTCGCGTCTATTCTTGCAGGCCAACGCGAGGGGGGAGGCGACAAGTTTGATAAGAAAACAAACGGAACCAAAGAGGAGTCGCCAACCAAAGCTAAAGCCGCTGCcatcaaacaaaagaaaagcagccCCAAGAAGCCAGCAAAGGAGAAGCCACCGACAGGACCATCAAAGAAGACTCCAGGAAAGAAAAAGCAAGCTACAGAAAACACTCCAACAAAAGTGTCTCCCCAAAAGAAG CAGAAGAAACAGTGTGCACCTGCGCTGGAGAGGAGTCTTTCAGCGGGAAAACTTTCTCCTCAGAGTAAAGAAGCGACTCCGAGGGACAAGATCAGTCCCAGCAAGCTGGACCAATCAGCCGGCAAGAAACCAG TTCCAGATAGAAGCAGTCCTCAGAGTGTTGTGACTCCGGCATCTCCAAACAACTCTGCCGTATCCGGCAAGGGGACCGACAAAACAGAGAGTTCCTTCCCCAGACTGAGGAGAGGACGGCGGCGGGCAGATGAGGCTCGACTCGACCTCTGGGGCTTTGCAACGCCCTCTCCTCCGCCCCCATCAATGCCCCCTCCTGCAGCTACCCTGTCACCCCCTCAGAGTCCCGCCCAACCAGTGCGACGTCCAAGAGGGAGGCCTCGCTCGCACCCTCTGCCAGAGCGAGGGTCTCAGGGCAAGGGAAAGGCAGGCAGCGCGGAGGGTGAGACACCAGCTCCTAAGAAACGCAGACGATGCCGCAGTAAAAAGTACCAGACTGGAGATTACATCACAGAGAAAGACAAGTTGGAGGACGGAGAGCACCATGAAGAGTCCGACCCCTCAAGGAAGGACAGTGGAATCCCAGCAG ATCCCCAGGCACATCAGTGTCCGAGTCCCAATGCCTCCAGCCCAGAGCCTCCCTCACGGAGACCCTCGTTCACTCGCTCGGGGTCAATTCGCTATCAGGACGGTGATCTGTCTCCAGAGTGCAACAACAAGCCGTCAGGGAAGAGAAAGTTCAAAAGCAAGCACTTATGTGACACTGATGAGCAAAGG GTGAAGACCAAACGCAGCTGTTTGGGGAAGCGTGCTGCCTCAATCCCTCTGGATGATGATGGTGCGGATGTTAAAAGAACAGACAGCCCTCCACCTGCTCCAAAAAGTGTTCCATCGTCTCCACCCAACAAGAAAGTCTCATCTGGTAAAAGCAACAATATAGAGTCTCCACCAAAAAGGCCCGTTCCACCCGAGGTCCGCCGACTGATCGTCAATAAAAATGCTGGGGAGACCCTGCTGCAGCGTGCTGCACGCCTGGGCTATCAG gatgtagttcagtaCTGTCTTGAGAAAGACATCCGGGAGGTCAATCGGCGTGATAATGCTGGTTACACAGCTCTTCATGAGGCGTCCTCTCGAGGCTGGACGCAGATTGTCCAGATGTTGCTGAAATACGGGGCTGACGTCAACTGCAGCGCTCAGGATGGAACACG gcCCCTTCATGATGCTGTGGCGAGCGATAACCTCCCGATAGTCTGGCTACTGCTGAACCACGGTGCAGACCCGACCCTGGCCACTTACTCTGGACACACTCCGGTGAAACTGGCACACAGCCCTAGCATGAAGACCTTCCTCACAG AGTATTTCACAGACCTGGAAGGCCGGAAGGATCCAGATCCTAGTTTGCCCTGGGATTTCTACAGCAGCTCTCTGTTTG AAACGGATCAGGAGCCATGCTGGGATTTCTTGCTGTCGGAGCAGAATCAGGATCTGGAGGAGGACAGGACGGGGAAGACTGAGCCGGACTCTGACAAAGACTGCCTCCTGTTTGAGTTCTCCGCTGAGCCTCTCTTACCCTGTTATCACGTTCAGGTGTCTTTAACACAGGG GTTCTGCAACTGGTTCCTCCTGACCGATGTCCTCAAGCGTCTGAAGATGTCGGAGCGGATCTTTCGGGCGCGCTACCCTCACCTGGAGGTGGTAAACCTGTCCCGCTCCGAGCTCTGGAAGCAGGTGTCAGTCAGCCAGGTGAGCTGCCCTTTGGCTTCACCCAACAGAGGCAAGAAAAAGGCTGAGacagacgaggaagaggaggaggaggaggagggacttGTGGATCTGGTGCGATGTGTGCCAGAGCTCCAGAGACTACTGGGCTCTTCCATTCACATCctacaggaggaggaagaggaggaggaggaagaggaggaagaggaaacactgaTGAACACAGGGAAGCCTCGCAGTCGATAG